A single Nostoc sp. PCC 7107 DNA region contains:
- a CDS encoding RAMP superfamily CRISPR-associated protein has product MHKRLVNHCTIDFSIIPVEPILIKSGKEGADPTKPNMEFVETYHAGGRSVYLPGSSLKGAIRAHAERIVRTVGSDKRPTLDPKSDKFELWADDPLKNENSEYYKKLPPAEIYKQSSFTDQIFGNTSIASRIRIQDAYPTTSIPLKIEERNGVAIDRVFGSAVRGALFNYEVCTSGDFRTKIHLKNFSLAHLGLIGLVLRDLDDGWFGIGFAKSRGMGTVKLQYHSAVVQYPGCELRDDRIYAIGKDLNWSNKFLLGAGEFLPGKDENPYKFPVDDKQDTIITAAEMSYGFGVQLTWKGEDERGVPDLFERAVRQWRELLPKGVSA; this is encoded by the coding sequence ATGCACAAGCGATTAGTTAACCACTGCACAATTGATTTCAGCATCATTCCTGTCGAGCCAATTTTAATTAAATCGGGAAAAGAAGGTGCAGACCCAACGAAGCCTAACATGGAATTTGTAGAGACTTACCATGCTGGTGGACGTTCAGTTTACCTTCCGGGAAGTTCGCTTAAAGGAGCAATTCGCGCTCATGCTGAACGTATTGTTAGAACGGTGGGAAGTGATAAACGTCCAACATTAGATCCCAAATCAGATAAATTTGAACTTTGGGCTGATGACCCTTTGAAAAATGAAAATTCCGAATATTACAAAAAATTACCCCCTGCTGAAATATATAAACAATCTTCTTTTACTGACCAAATATTTGGTAATACTAGCATCGCTAGTCGTATCCGTATTCAAGATGCTTATCCTACTACTTCAATACCACTTAAAATTGAAGAACGTAATGGAGTTGCAATTGACCGCGTTTTTGGTTCTGCTGTGCGCGGTGCATTATTTAATTACGAAGTTTGTACATCTGGAGATTTTCGCACAAAAATTCATTTAAAAAATTTCTCTTTGGCACATTTAGGTTTAATTGGTTTAGTCTTGCGAGATTTAGATGATGGTTGGTTTGGTATTGGTTTTGCCAAATCTCGCGGTATGGGTACAGTCAAACTGCAATATCACTCGGCTGTAGTGCAATATCCTGGCTGTGAGTTACGAGATGATAGAATCTACGCTATTGGTAAAGATTTAAATTGGTCAAATAAGTTTTTATTAGGAGCAGGAGAATTTTTACCAGGGAAAGATGAAAACCCTTATAAATTTCCTGTTGATGATAAACAAGATACTATAATCACTGCCGCAGAAATGTCTTATGGTTTTGGGGTGCAATTAACTTGGAAGGGAGAAGATGAGAGGGGTGTTCCAGATTTATTTGAACGCGCTGTTCGTCAATGGCGTGAGTTATTACCAAAAGGAGTTAGTGCATGA
- the cas1 gene encoding CRISPR-associated endonuclease Cas1: MSTIYITEQDVTFQIQHQYLKVFYQQTQRICIPIRNLSQFIIFGNINLPKEVIQIVRSHNIPVLYLTQTGEYLGRLENPSQRQAKYLTYQHRRAQDKEFNRATAESIIWAKLHNQHTFLQNWTRHYTNYIIQRALNYLTLLMDNLSVAPGIEELHEYSEEADNIYYCALTALLSFYNGSPYINSKRISGLIDLGNQLLHQYIYTLLNTVGLDPNYAILHRNNHNELPLAWDFTAEFRTLMVDDLVLNFIRNLANTNGNGNGKSHSHKLLQKFLQHWEGKLRTFVLHPYAGEISYRQCLDLQVREYLASLLGDVEFYRPLALKFHPANSDFTNTIKPQTVPLKLVKR, encoded by the coding sequence ATGTCTACAATTTACATCACTGAACAGGACGTAACATTCCAAATTCAACACCAATATTTAAAGGTGTTTTATCAACAAACTCAACGCATTTGTATTCCCATCCGCAATCTCAGTCAGTTTATCATCTTTGGTAATATCAATTTACCAAAAGAAGTCATTCAAATTGTTCGCTCACATAACATTCCCGTCTTATATTTAACCCAAACTGGTGAATATTTAGGGAGGTTAGAAAACCCATCCCAACGACAAGCAAAATATCTCACCTACCAACATAGACGCGCACAGGATAAAGAGTTTAATCGTGCTACAGCCGAAAGTATTATCTGGGCAAAACTGCACAATCAACATACCTTTTTGCAAAATTGGACTCGTCATTATACTAATTACATAATCCAACGTGCATTAAATTATCTGACACTCTTGATGGATAATTTATCAGTAGCACCAGGAATCGAAGAACTGCACGAATACAGCGAAGAAGCTGATAATATTTATTACTGTGCCTTGACTGCTTTACTCAGCTTTTACAATGGCTCTCCTTATATCAATAGTAAGCGTATTAGCGGACTGATAGATTTAGGCAACCAACTGCTACACCAATATATTTACACACTGCTAAATACGGTAGGACTCGACCCCAATTATGCAATTTTACATCGCAATAATCATAATGAACTGCCTTTAGCATGGGACTTTACCGCAGAATTTCGCACACTTATGGTTGATGACTTGGTGCTAAATTTTATCCGAAATCTAGCTAATACCAATGGTAACGGTAACGGTAAAAGTCACTCACACAAACTTCTACAAAAGTTTCTCCAACATTGGGAAGGAAAACTGCGAACTTTCGTATTGCATCCTTACGCTGGAGAAATAAGTTATCGTCAATGTCTTGACTTACAGGTACGAGAATATCTTGCATCATTACTAGGAGATGTGGAATTTTACCGTCCCTTGGCGTTGAAGTTTCATCCTGCAAATTCTGATTTCACCAATACCATCAAACCGCAAACTGTTCCTTTAAAACTGGTGAAACGATAA
- a CDS encoding type II toxin-antitoxin system Phd/YefM family antitoxin, with protein MKQITLAELPETVQNLINQAQKTGEPLTIIQNGVPFAIISPIQKKSLLQTLSTLEPLDEDFADVDEGLLPLDDIEFSK; from the coding sequence ATGAAACAAATTACCCTTGCAGAACTTCCCGAAACTGTCCAAAACCTAATTAACCAAGCTCAAAAAACAGGCGAACCCCTCACTATCATCCAAAATGGTGTCCCCTTCGCCATCATATCCCCCATTCAGAAAAAATCACTCCTGCAAACACTTTCTACCCTTGAACCATTGGACGAAGACTTTGCCGACGTGGACGAAGGATTATTGCCCTTAGATGATATTGAGTTTTCCAAATGA
- the cas2 gene encoding CRISPR-associated endonuclease Cas2: MFYLVCYDIVSDTRRNKVAKLLESYGLRVQKSVFECVLDEKQYESLSKYLFRLVNKREDQVRFYPMSAHNRCKVAVLGTQPEFVVDDAAFIV; the protein is encoded by the coding sequence ATGTTTTATTTGGTTTGCTACGACATTGTTAGTGATACCCGTCGCAACAAAGTCGCAAAACTTTTAGAGTCTTATGGTTTGCGGGTGCAAAAGTCGGTTTTTGAGTGTGTGTTAGATGAAAAGCAGTACGAAAGTCTATCTAAATATCTCTTTCGACTTGTGAATAAACGGGAAGACCAAGTTAGATTTTACCCCATGTCTGCACACAATCGTTGTAAGGTCGCAGTGTTGGGAACACAACCTGAGTTTGTAGTAGATGACGCAGCATTTATCGTTTAG
- a CDS encoding RAMP superfamily CRISPR-associated protein has protein sequence MPKNYDFVPLPQQKPDRVNIQGKEGKDKFGHDKYQLNTQRFSGKLFLDLTVVSPLTVNSGITVMGSDLAQQTLDPTSAKYVATISLIQSSVQQNQRLIIPGSSLKGVVRSIYEAITRSCLCKTNAKVPDGYSECKDISQLCPACVTFGAMSWLGLVHFHDAKYDPDNDKPGFQTGLITPLFSPKPEAVDLETGEKIYYDKNNKIRGRKFYPHSYQEEVKPTIRIQQAETGKKFTTYVNYANVTKPQLGTLLIALGQDPENRLGLKIGSGKAVGMGTMRIDVVRIEQLNINRYLSYNSNSSALEGNKLQTFILDAIKSAKPQPQATPAKNQLNKPVVKSANQPLVQLKQLEKIKALLGLTKNA, from the coding sequence ATGCCAAAAAACTATGACTTTGTACCCTTACCACAACAAAAACCTGATAGAGTTAATATTCAAGGAAAAGAAGGAAAGGATAAGTTTGGACATGATAAATATCAACTCAACACTCAGCGTTTTAGTGGGAAGTTATTTTTGGATTTAACAGTTGTTTCACCTTTAACTGTAAATTCAGGTATTACTGTGATGGGCAGCGATTTAGCACAACAAACTCTAGATCCTACCTCAGCTAAATATGTTGCCACAATTAGTCTAATTCAATCTTCTGTACAACAAAATCAACGACTTATAATTCCGGGTAGTTCTCTCAAAGGAGTTGTACGTTCAATATATGAAGCCATCACCAGGAGTTGTTTATGTAAAACTAATGCAAAAGTTCCTGATGGCTACAGCGAGTGTAAAGATATCTCACAACTTTGTCCAGCTTGCGTAACATTTGGTGCAATGAGTTGGCTGGGACTAGTACATTTTCATGATGCAAAATATGATCCTGATAACGATAAACCAGGCTTCCAAACAGGACTGATTACTCCTTTATTTTCACCGAAACCTGAAGCTGTTGATTTAGAAACTGGTGAAAAAATTTATTATGATAAAAATAATAAAATTCGCGGTCGCAAATTTTATCCCCATTCTTACCAAGAAGAAGTCAAACCAACAATTCGCATTCAACAAGCAGAAACAGGTAAAAAGTTCACCACTTATGTGAATTATGCCAACGTAACAAAACCACAACTAGGAACATTATTAATTGCTTTAGGACAAGACCCAGAAAACCGACTAGGATTAAAAATTGGTAGCGGTAAAGCGGTAGGAATGGGAACTATGAGGATAGATGTAGTTAGAATTGAGCAATTAAATATTAATCGCTACTTATCTTATAATTCAAACTCCTCAGCTTTAGAAGGCAATAAATTACAAACATTCATTTTAGATGCAATTAAATCTGCTAAACCTCAACCTCAAGCAACTCCAGCAAAAAATCAACTTAATAAACCTGTAGTTAAATCGGCTAATCAACCATTAGTACAACTAAAGCAGTTAGAAAAAATTAAAGCATTATTAGGATTAACAAAAAACGCATAG
- the csx10 gene encoding CRISPR-associated RAMP protein Csx10, protein MTRLELTITALSPLAPGRQKPGGSVSEVENYISGSVLRGAIASQILQLSGQHSANLAEDGGNFQTLFLGENPAIFGNAYPAVAKIDDKSIVVNQPIKVLPATAVSSKTNPGFTSSRGGHGVFDTLIDAFCAAAYNQPYDPSDPKAIAQGTNPQVETYNSFYSKVKDKYYSHDATSRFLTRVGINRRRATAEEEILYSVQVLNESFLKNTKTDEWDKVVFRSFVVVPNESLAEALQRFIENNSCIFRIGGSASRGLGKVEIKVSKGQSPAKSIKSRIDEFNEALKTRWKLWSIFCQPQHDLLTGRTYFTLDLQSDAILTENWQRTTVVSAEMLKDFAKVDSSLEMHLAYSSYEYRSGWNSAWGLMKDVELVTTKGSVYLFSTTEPEKWYTALEDLENKGIGDRTCEGFGQVEVCNEFHQIFREDAK, encoded by the coding sequence ATGACACGACTGGAATTAACTATCACAGCTTTATCTCCCCTCGCACCAGGACGACAAAAACCCGGAGGTTCCGTGAGTGAGGTGGAAAATTATATTTCTGGTTCGGTGTTGCGGGGTGCGATCGCTTCCCAAATTTTACAACTATCTGGTCAGCATTCAGCAAATTTGGCGGAAGATGGTGGTAATTTTCAAACTCTATTTTTAGGGGAGAATCCCGCGATTTTTGGGAATGCTTACCCCGCAGTTGCGAAAATAGACGATAAATCGATAGTTGTAAATCAGCCAATCAAGGTTTTACCTGCAACGGCTGTTAGTTCCAAAACCAATCCAGGCTTTACTTCCAGTCGCGGCGGACATGGAGTCTTTGATACTCTCATCGATGCTTTTTGTGCAGCAGCCTATAATCAACCTTACGACCCCAGCGACCCAAAAGCGATCGCACAAGGAACAAACCCTCAAGTCGAAACTTACAATAGTTTTTACAGCAAAGTAAAAGATAAATATTATAGCCACGATGCAACTAGCCGCTTTTTAACACGAGTGGGAATTAATCGTCGTCGCGCCACTGCGGAAGAAGAAATCCTTTATAGCGTGCAAGTTTTAAATGAGTCTTTTTTGAAAAATACTAAGACAGATGAATGGGATAAGGTCGTATTCCGTAGTTTTGTTGTTGTTCCCAATGAATCTTTAGCTGAAGCGTTGCAAAGATTCATCGAGAATAATTCTTGCATCTTCCGTATTGGTGGTTCGGCTTCTAGAGGTTTAGGTAAGGTCGAAATTAAAGTCAGCAAAGGACAATCACCAGCGAAAAGCATTAAATCTCGAATTGATGAATTTAACGAAGCATTAAAAACTAGGTGGAAACTTTGGTCTATTTTTTGTCAACCTCAACATGATTTATTAACAGGTCGAACTTATTTCACTCTTGATTTACAATCTGATGCTATTCTTACCGAGAATTGGCAACGCACAACGGTAGTTTCAGCCGAAATGTTAAAGGATTTCGCCAAAGTTGATTCATCGCTAGAAATGCACCTTGCTTATAGCAGCTATGAATATCGTTCTGGCTGGAATTCTGCTTGGGGGTTGATGAAAGATGTGGAACTTGTCACTACGAAAGGTTCTGTGTATTTGTTTAGTACAACAGAACCAGAAAAATGGTATACAGCGCTAGAGGATTTGGAAAATAAAGGAATAGGCGATCGCACCTGTGAAGGTTTTGGCCAAGTAGAAGTTTGTAACGAGTTTCATCAAATATTTCGGGAGGATGCAAAATGA
- the cas6 gene encoding CRISPR-associated endoribonuclease Cas6, whose amino-acid sequence MPRRSQKKVDTSLSQLIWPQDTELLALEFELVPAKDYDLFPQYTIGLHAWFLEQVRSQDPELSAYLHDGESEKPFTISALNGDITSSGRQIKLSANTSYRWYLTALSSRVQQWMVQWVGNLPEVLDLKNAPLQIRSVSIAHSPTTYAELLESEHSETIALKFLSPTSFRRKGHHFPLPVPVNVFHSYLRRWNDFSGMSFDQDAFLAWVDDHVLITRCQLTTAKVLAGKKGAVTGFTGAIEFALTKDAAKQPEFEQLFFALGKLAPYCGTGHKTTFGLGQTRLGWSSQVVQDLPDVQTVLAKRIEDLTQIFKARRKRTGGERADEIASKWATILARREMGESLQVVAEDLEMPYETVKTYVKLARRALKTEE is encoded by the coding sequence ATGCCTCGACGCTCTCAAAAAAAGGTAGATACTTCTTTGTCTCAGCTTATATGGCCGCAGGACACAGAGTTACTTGCCTTGGAATTTGAGTTAGTCCCTGCAAAAGATTATGACCTCTTCCCGCAGTACACTATTGGACTCCACGCTTGGTTTCTGGAACAAGTGCGTTCCCAAGACCCAGAACTTTCTGCTTACCTCCATGATGGGGAGTCAGAGAAACCTTTTACTATCTCAGCCTTAAATGGAGACATTACCAGTAGTGGCAGACAAATAAAATTATCTGCAAACACTTCCTATCGTTGGTATCTCACAGCTTTATCTAGTCGAGTGCAACAGTGGATGGTGCAGTGGGTGGGAAATTTGCCAGAGGTGCTTGATTTGAAAAATGCACCTTTGCAGATTCGGTCTGTTAGTATTGCCCATTCTCCCACAACTTATGCCGAACTTCTAGAATCTGAGCATAGTGAAACTATTGCTTTAAAATTTCTCAGTCCGACAAGTTTTCGCCGCAAAGGTCATCACTTCCCTTTACCAGTGCCAGTAAATGTATTTCATAGCTACCTGCGACGCTGGAATGATTTTTCGGGAATGTCTTTTGACCAAGATGCTTTTTTGGCTTGGGTAGATGACCATGTATTGATTACACGTTGTCAACTTACAACCGCAAAAGTGCTGGCGGGAAAAAAAGGCGCAGTCACAGGATTTACTGGGGCTATTGAGTTCGCTTTAACTAAAGATGCAGCCAAACAACCAGAATTTGAGCAGTTATTTTTTGCTTTAGGAAAACTTGCACCTTACTGCGGTACTGGTCACAAAACTACTTTTGGTTTGGGACAAACACGTTTGGGTTGGTCATCTCAAGTGGTTCAAGATTTACCTGATGTGCAAACTGTCTTGGCGAAACGCATTGAAGATTTAACACAGATATTTAAAGCACGACGCAAACGAACGGGTGGAGAACGAGCAGATGAAATCGCCTCAAAATGGGCGACAATTTTAGCAAGGCGAGAAATGGGAGAGTCGTTGCAGGTGGTGGCAGAAGATTTAGAAATGCCTTATGAAACTGTAAAAACTTATGTGAAATTGGCACGTCGCGCTTTAAAAACTGAGGAGTAG
- a CDS encoding XisI protein: MDKLEQYRQSIQEILAKHSKYKPQREEIENELIFDTMHDHYQLMRIGWNGLSRVYHTVIHFDIKNDKIWIQQNMTDVDLAQELLEMGVQKEDIVLGLQPPYKRPYTGYGVVV; this comes from the coding sequence ATGGACAAACTAGAGCAATACCGCCAATCTATCCAAGAAATCTTAGCAAAACACAGTAAGTATAAACCTCAACGTGAAGAGATTGAAAACGAATTAATATTTGATACAATGCACGACCACTATCAATTGATGCGTATAGGTTGGAATGGTTTAAGTCGTGTGTATCACACTGTTATTCATTTTGATATTAAAAATGATAAAATCTGGATTCAGCAGAATATGACAGATGTGGACTTAGCACAAGAACTATTAGAGATGGGAGTCCAAAAAGAAGATATTGTGTTAGGTTTGCAGCCACCATACAAACGGCCGTACACAGGATACGGAGTAGTTGTTTAA
- the csx7 gene encoding CRISPR-associated RAMP protein Csx7, which yields MFDTFKNRLEITGKLSSVTALRISAGRSTEPIGADLPVIKDALEQPFIPGSSFKGALRSRLESFLRGIDTSLAANPAIEAEWSITNERMNGKTGIKVEVENELKNYPENERAARRDIILTDKILYETDLISHLFGSSWIASKFQVRDLTIVPGTWFGQYQERDGVAIDRDTETAAEGKLYNFQVVPSGTSFDLKIVVENAEKWELGLLMIGLHQFESEQIPLGGGRSRGLGVVNLKIDKMQWFETENDAEKLLNYLQNQVTGNMSNYQYGEEKIEILKKEWTQALIWYLRCLIPGTSVTQTST from the coding sequence ATGTTTGATACTTTTAAGAATCGTTTAGAAATAACAGGAAAACTCTCTAGTGTTACTGCATTACGGATTAGTGCTGGTCGTTCTACCGAGCCAATTGGGGCTGATTTACCTGTAATTAAAGACGCATTAGAACAACCATTCATTCCTGGTTCTAGCTTCAAAGGCGCATTGCGATCGCGCCTTGAAAGTTTCTTGCGAGGAATTGATACGAGTCTGGCTGCAAATCCGGCAATTGAAGCAGAATGGTCTATTACAAATGAACGCATGAACGGTAAAACTGGTATTAAAGTAGAGGTAGAAAATGAACTAAAAAATTATCCAGAAAATGAGCGCGCTGCTAGAAGAGACATAATTCTTACAGATAAAATTCTCTATGAAACTGATTTAATTTCTCATCTTTTTGGTTCATCTTGGATTGCTAGTAAATTTCAAGTGCGAGATTTAACAATAGTACCCGGTACATGGTTTGGACAATATCAAGAAAGAGATGGGGTAGCAATTGACCGTGATACAGAAACAGCAGCAGAGGGAAAACTTTACAATTTTCAAGTAGTTCCGTCTGGTACAAGCTTTGATTTAAAAATAGTAGTAGAGAACGCAGAAAAATGGGAATTAGGTTTACTGATGATTGGCTTACATCAATTTGAAAGCGAACAAATCCCGCTAGGCGGCGGACGTTCTCGCGGTTTGGGTGTTGTAAATTTAAAAATTGATAAAATGCAATGGTTTGAGACTGAAAATGATGCGGAAAAGCTTTTAAATTATCTGCAAAATCAAGTCACAGGAAACATGAGTAACTATCAATACGGAGAAGAAAAAATAGAAATACTCAAGAAAGAATGGACGCAAGCTTTAATTTGGTATTTACGATGCTTAATACCTGGAACTTCTGTAACTCAAACCTCAACTTAA
- a CDS encoding RAMP superfamily CRISPR-associated protein: MIYLDSLSAVETDTIQLKAVIDTALCVGAGGSSGSLADKPIVRNAQGQLIIPGSQLKGRLRHECEKLARSLGWQIFSAPSATSLCPTEEQVSSQFRNDYQIEGYKGYHCFVSQIFGDPILPSRVIVDDLICSFAAGDLEEVLRPGVTINRRRRTAEEKKLYLLETSPVNTQLSFIGEIHLLPNHPNYAKPLIVAALHHIHALGGSKSAGLGWLHWEGLPQISSDDPVWSSLLPKAES; this comes from the coding sequence ATGATTTATTTAGATAGCCTTTCTGCTGTTGAAACTGATACTATCCAACTTAAAGCTGTAATTGATACTGCATTGTGTGTGGGTGCGGGTGGTTCCTCTGGTTCATTGGCTGATAAACCCATCGTTCGCAATGCACAAGGACAACTTATCATACCTGGTTCGCAACTCAAAGGAAGATTGCGTCATGAATGCGAAAAGCTGGCACGTAGTCTAGGATGGCAAATATTTTCTGCACCTTCAGCCACATCACTTTGTCCGACTGAAGAACAAGTATCGAGTCAGTTTAGAAACGATTATCAAATTGAAGGCTACAAAGGATATCACTGTTTTGTTTCTCAGATATTTGGCGATCCAATTTTACCTTCACGGGTAATTGTTGATGACTTGATTTGTTCTTTTGCAGCAGGAGATTTAGAAGAAGTTTTGCGTCCTGGTGTGACAATTAACCGCAGAAGACGCACCGCAGAGGAGAAAAAATTGTATTTGTTAGAAACTTCTCCAGTCAATACTCAATTAAGTTTTATAGGAGAAATTCATCTGTTACCAAATCACCCAAATTATGCCAAACCTTTAATAGTTGCAGCCTTACATCATATTCACGCCTTGGGTGGTAGCAAATCTGCGGGGTTAGGATGGTTGCATTGGGAAGGACTACCGCAGATTTCTAGCGATGATCCTGTTTGGTCAAGTTTATTACCAAAGGCGGAATCATGA